In Deltaproteobacteria bacterium, a single window of DNA contains:
- a CDS encoding branched-chain amino acid ABC transporter permease, translated as MRHALLNLAVVSLLALLLFWADQQASEYQIRLLNNAAIFITLALSYNLINGICGQLHLGPNAFVTIGAYTSALLTLTPAEKALSFIIAPLIWPLNQFCTSFPIALLAGGLMAAIFAFLTGFPVLRVRGDYLAIVTLGFGEVVRVLANNLQGLTNGPLGLKGLYPYTNLWWSWGVAVLALVVITGLVNSGYGRAMKAIREDETAARAIGVDPFRHLMLAFLVSAFFFGVAGGLLAHLITTISPNLFTFFLTFNLLIIIVIGGLGSNTGAVLAAVLFTYGGEALRAVEEPINLWGLELPGIPGMRMVIFSLALLLVIIFARQGLLGRREFSWDGCQRYLKRLARGLV; from the coding sequence CTGCGCCATGCCCTCCTCAACCTGGCGGTTGTGAGCCTGCTGGCCTTATTGCTGTTCTGGGCCGATCAGCAGGCCAGCGAATATCAGATCCGGCTGCTGAATAACGCCGCCATTTTTATCACCCTGGCCCTAAGTTATAACCTGATCAACGGCATCTGCGGCCAACTCCATCTCGGCCCCAATGCCTTCGTGACCATTGGCGCTTATACCTCGGCACTGCTGACCCTGACCCCGGCGGAAAAGGCTCTTTCCTTTATTATCGCCCCGCTGATCTGGCCCCTGAACCAGTTCTGCACTTCTTTCCCGATCGCATTACTGGCCGGGGGACTGATGGCCGCGATTTTCGCCTTTCTCACCGGGTTTCCGGTCTTGCGGGTGCGGGGCGATTACCTGGCTATCGTAACACTGGGATTCGGAGAAGTAGTGCGGGTTCTGGCCAATAACCTCCAGGGGCTGACCAATGGCCCCTTGGGTCTCAAAGGGTTGTATCCGTACACCAACCTGTGGTGGTCATGGGGAGTGGCGGTCCTGGCCCTGGTAGTAATCACCGGCCTGGTTAATTCCGGCTATGGCCGGGCCATGAAGGCCATCCGGGAAGATGAAACCGCAGCCCGGGCCATCGGCGTCGATCCCTTCCGGCATCTGATGCTGGCCTTTCTAGTCAGCGCCTTCTTCTTCGGAGTAGCGGGCGGCTTACTGGCCCACCTGATCACGACTATCTCCCCTAATCTTTTTACTTTTTTTCTAACCTTTAATCTACTGATTATCATTGTCATCGGCGGTTTGGGAAGCAATACCGGCGCGGTGCTGGCCGCCGTCCTGTTTACTTATGGCGGCGAAGCCCTGCGGGCCGTGGAGGAGCCCATCAATCTCTGGGGCCTGGAACTGCCCGGGATTCCGGGGATGCGCATGGTGATTTTTTCATTAGCCCTGCTCTTGGTGATCATTTTTGCCCGTCAGGGATTATTAGGCCGCCGGGAGTTTTCATGGGATGGCTGCCAGCGTTACCTGAAACGCTTGGCGCGGGGTTTAGTTTAG